A genomic stretch from Komagataeibacter xylinus includes:
- a CDS encoding tRNA1(Val) (adenine(37)-N6)-methyltransferase gives MDPVTTGHLLGGKVVYRQFSTGNRTGLEPVLMAAFVPARPGQLVMEGGCGAGAGLLCLSNRVPRLTGIGLEHDGATAALARHNFMLNHCHALHVRHATLPALPDDPLLSGPGLRRIDHAFANPPWHGQDSSASPHSQRDLARRLPTGALGGWVRALAAQLRHHGTLTLALPCSLLAACCTAMESAQLGRIRVLPFWPRAGQAARIMLVQGRANSRAGSEMLPGLVLHEADGRFTPQARAILEQGMPLTA, from the coding sequence ATGGACCCTGTAACCACAGGCCACCTGCTGGGCGGAAAGGTGGTCTATCGCCAGTTTTCGACCGGAAACAGGACCGGACTTGAGCCTGTTCTGATGGCTGCTTTCGTGCCCGCACGCCCCGGCCAGCTCGTAATGGAAGGTGGATGCGGCGCGGGTGCCGGACTGCTCTGCCTGTCGAATCGGGTACCCCGCCTGACCGGAATCGGGCTGGAGCATGATGGCGCCACCGCAGCACTGGCCCGGCACAACTTCATGCTCAACCATTGCCACGCCCTGCATGTGCGCCATGCCACCCTGCCTGCCCTGCCCGATGACCCGCTGCTGTCCGGCCCCGGCCTGCGCCGCATCGACCATGCCTTTGCCAACCCGCCATGGCATGGGCAGGATTCGTCAGCCTCGCCCCACAGCCAGCGCGATCTAGCGCGCCGCCTGCCCACCGGCGCGCTGGGCGGCTGGGTGCGTGCTCTCGCCGCCCAGTTGCGCCACCACGGCACGCTGACGCTGGCCCTGCCATGCAGCCTGCTGGCAGCCTGCTGCACGGCCATGGAGAGCGCGCAGCTGGGCCGGATCAGGGTGCTGCCCTTCTGGCCCCGCGCGGGGCAGGCAGCGCGGATCATGCTGGTGCAGGGACGGGCAAATTCACGCGCCGGCAGCGAAATGCTGCCCGGCCTTGTGCTGCATGAGGCAGATGGGCGCTTTACGCCACAGGCCCGCGCCATACTGGAGCAGGGCATGCCGCTTACGGCCTGA
- a CDS encoding polyprenyl synthetase family protein → MADGSEVALRDLAEYLADDMAACNRAIVERMDSPVALIPQLAAHLVAAGGKRLRPLLTLASARLCGYQPDATHQRHVALAACVEFIHTATLLHDDVVDESSLRRGMASANAVFGNKASVLVGDFLFARSFQLMTDDGSLKVMNILSSASATIAEGEVLQMSTQNDLSTQIDQYLEVIHGKTAALFAAACRVGAVVADRGEEEERALESYGTNLGMAFQLVDDALDYAADQARLGKTVGDDFREGKITLPVLAAYAAGSAEDRAFWQRVIEESEQKPEDLDHALRLIEQTGAIRITLDRATEYADAAREALSIFPPGRLRQMLQDTASYTVNRLR, encoded by the coding sequence ATGGCAGATGGATCAGAAGTCGCCCTGCGCGATCTGGCGGAATATCTTGCGGATGACATGGCGGCGTGCAACCGCGCCATTGTCGAGCGGATGGACAGCCCGGTCGCCCTTATTCCCCAGCTTGCAGCCCACCTTGTGGCCGCCGGTGGCAAGCGGCTGCGCCCGCTGCTGACACTGGCCTCCGCCCGGCTGTGCGGCTACCAGCCCGATGCCACGCACCAGCGCCACGTGGCCCTGGCCGCCTGCGTGGAGTTCATCCACACGGCAACGCTGCTGCATGATGACGTGGTGGATGAAAGCTCGCTGCGCCGGGGCATGGCCAGCGCCAATGCGGTGTTCGGCAACAAGGCCTCGGTTCTGGTGGGGGACTTCCTGTTCGCCCGCTCGTTCCAGCTCATGACGGATGATGGCTCGCTCAAGGTCATGAATATCCTCTCATCCGCTTCCGCCACCATTGCGGAAGGGGAAGTGCTGCAGATGTCCACGCAAAATGACCTCTCAACACAGATTGATCAGTATCTGGAAGTCATTCATGGCAAAACTGCGGCACTGTTCGCCGCAGCCTGCCGCGTGGGGGCTGTCGTGGCCGATCGGGGCGAGGAGGAAGAGCGTGCGCTCGAATCCTACGGCACCAATCTGGGCATGGCCTTTCAGCTGGTTGATGACGCGCTGGATTATGCCGCCGATCAGGCCCGCCTGGGCAAGACGGTGGGTGATGACTTCCGTGAAGGCAAGATCACCCTGCCGGTGCTGGCAGCCTATGCTGCGGGCTCGGCCGAGGACCGTGCCTTCTGGCAGCGCGTGATCGAGGAAAGCGAGCAGAAGCCCGAGGATCTGGATCATGCCCTGCGCCTGATCGAGCAGACCGGTGCCATCCGCATCACCCTTGACCGTGCGACGGAATATGCCGATGCGGCGCGTGAGGCGCTGTCCATCTTTCCGCCCGGTCGCCTGCGCCAGATGTTGCAGGATACGGCGAGCTACACCGTCAACCGCCTGCGCTAG
- the murI gene encoding glutamate racemase — protein MPRVLAFDSGIGGLGVVAQLRPLLPGIPIDYLADTAVFPYGEQPDAQLRARIVRLVGAAIDRLRPSVVVVACNTASTLALDSLRAAYDVPFVGCVPPIKWAADQTRTGTIGLLATRATVHRPYLKALSARFAPNCTLLAHGARGLADMAENAFRGTPPDPALLRAELAGLFAQPGGSAIDVVGLGCTHYTFLLDAMRDAMPPHVTWLDPAPAVARQVARVLAACPVLTGAVSTLPDQFCFTALPRDLAALEPGLSALGYRQDALKPFDASPAIEHKA, from the coding sequence ATGCCGCGCGTTCTTGCCTTCGATTCGGGAATTGGGGGACTGGGTGTTGTAGCCCAGCTCCGCCCGCTCCTGCCGGGCATACCGATCGACTATCTGGCCGATACGGCCGTATTCCCTTATGGCGAACAGCCCGATGCCCAGTTGCGCGCGCGGATCGTGCGCCTGGTGGGCGCGGCGATTGATCGCCTGCGGCCCAGCGTGGTGGTGGTGGCATGCAATACTGCCAGCACACTTGCACTCGACAGCCTGCGCGCGGCTTATGACGTGCCCTTCGTGGGCTGCGTGCCCCCCATAAAATGGGCTGCCGACCAGACCCGCACCGGCACGATCGGGCTGCTGGCCACGCGGGCTACCGTGCACCGCCCTTACCTGAAGGCCCTCAGTGCCCGCTTTGCGCCCAACTGCACCCTGCTCGCCCACGGTGCACGCGGCCTGGCGGACATGGCGGAAAACGCCTTTCGTGGCACCCCGCCCGACCCTGCCCTGCTCAGGGCGGAACTTGCGGGCCTGTTCGCTCAACCCGGCGGTAGCGCAATCGACGTGGTGGGCCTGGGCTGCACGCACTATACCTTCCTGCTCGACGCCATGCGTGACGCCATGCCGCCGCATGTCACCTGGCTGGACCCAGCCCCCGCCGTGGCCCGGCAGGTCGCCCGCGTGCTGGCCGCATGCCCTGTCCTGACAGGAGCCGTCTCTACTCTGCCTGACCAGTTCTGCTTTACCGCCCTACCGCGTGACCTCGCAGCCCTGGAGCCGGGACTATCGGCCCTTGGCTACAGGCAGGATGCGCTCAAGCCATTTGATGCCAGCCCGGCTATTGAACACAAAGCGTAA
- a CDS encoding orotate phosphoribosyltransferase yields MHDATGNGAGLSTGTTAWDRDAALMTARLLLEIKAVNFRPDDPYTLTSGWKSPVYIDCRRIIFFPRARQKIMELAVEKIGRHVGYESIDAVVGGETAGIPFAAWIADRMMAPMAYVRKKPKGFGRNAQIEGDVPEGMRTLLVEDLTTDGSSKVQFANALRKAGAIVDHTFVVFFYGVFPGAYRTLADMDISLHALCTWWDVLEACAGKPYFSEKDAAEVRRFLEDPCAWSAKHGGVGSAEEALALKAKRDAGA; encoded by the coding sequence ATGCACGACGCCACGGGGAATGGGGCAGGACTTTCAACAGGCACAACCGCATGGGACCGCGACGCAGCCCTCATGACCGCGCGCCTGCTGCTGGAAATCAAGGCCGTCAACTTCCGCCCCGATGATCCCTACACCCTGACCTCGGGCTGGAAATCCCCGGTCTATATCGATTGCCGCCGCATCATCTTCTTCCCCCGCGCACGCCAGAAAATCATGGAACTGGCAGTGGAAAAGATCGGCCGCCATGTCGGCTATGAAAGCATCGATGCCGTGGTGGGCGGCGAGACGGCGGGCATTCCCTTCGCGGCATGGATTGCGGATCGCATGATGGCGCCGATGGCCTATGTGCGCAAAAAGCCCAAGGGTTTTGGCCGCAATGCACAGATCGAGGGCGATGTGCCCGAGGGCATGCGCACCCTGCTGGTGGAAGACCTGACCACCGATGGCTCATCGAAGGTGCAGTTCGCCAACGCGCTGCGCAAGGCGGGCGCGATCGTGGACCACACCTTTGTCGTGTTCTTCTACGGCGTCTTCCCCGGTGCGTACCGTACGCTGGCGGATATGGACATCAGCCTGCACGCGCTGTGCACCTGGTGGGATGTGCTGGAAGCCTGCGCGGGCAAACCCTATTTCTCGGAAAAGGATGCCGCCGAGGTGCGTCGTTTCCTTGAAGACCCCTGCGCCTGGTCAGCCAAGCATGGCGGCGTAGGCAGCGCTGAAGAGGCGCTGGCGCTCAAGGCCAAGCGTGATGCCGGGGCCTGA
- the gltA gene encoding citrate synthase, with amino-acid sequence MSESGKTATISLNGKDVALPMLSGTMGPEVVDIRKLPAQAGVFTYDPGYGETASCSSKITFIDGEKGVLLHRGYPIAQLAEQATFMEVAYLLLNGELPDKAQYDGFVNSIKHHTLLHEQIRNFFNGFRRDAHPMAILCGTVGALSSFYHEGLDVSNATTRYQSAMRIIAKIPTIAAWAYKYTQGETFIYPRNDLSYAENFLSMMFAVPSEPYKINPVLARAMDRILILHADHEQNASTSTVRLAGSTGANPFACISAGIAALWGPAHGGANEAVLKMLAEIGHKDNIPEFIAKVKDKTSGVRLMGFGHRVYKNFDPRAKIMQATCHEVLGELGIKDDPLLDLAIELEKIAIHDEYFVKRSLYPNVDFYSGIILKAMGIPTSMFTVLFAVARTTGWISQWKEMIEEPGQRIGRPRQLYTGSPQRDFVPFDKRA; translated from the coding sequence ATGAGCGAGTCCGGAAAAACTGCCACAATCTCGCTAAACGGCAAGGATGTTGCACTGCCCATGCTGTCCGGCACGATGGGGCCGGAGGTCGTCGACATCCGCAAGCTGCCTGCCCAGGCGGGCGTATTCACCTATGATCCCGGTTATGGCGAGACCGCGTCATGCTCCAGCAAGATCACCTTCATCGATGGTGAAAAGGGTGTGCTGCTGCATCGTGGCTACCCCATCGCGCAGTTGGCCGAACAGGCCACCTTCATGGAAGTGGCCTACCTGCTGCTCAACGGCGAACTGCCCGACAAGGCGCAGTACGACGGGTTTGTGAATTCCATCAAGCACCACACGCTGCTGCACGAGCAGATCCGCAATTTCTTCAACGGTTTCCGTCGTGATGCGCACCCCATGGCCATCCTGTGCGGCACGGTTGGCGCGCTGTCCTCCTTCTATCATGAAGGGCTGGATGTCTCGAATGCGACCACGCGCTACCAGTCGGCCATGCGCATCATAGCCAAGATCCCGACCATCGCGGCCTGGGCCTACAAATACACGCAGGGCGAGACATTCATCTACCCGCGCAATGACCTGTCCTACGCCGAGAACTTCCTGTCCATGATGTTCGCGGTGCCGAGCGAGCCCTACAAGATCAATCCGGTGCTGGCACGCGCCATGGACCGCATCCTGATCCTGCATGCCGACCATGAGCAGAATGCGTCGACCTCCACCGTGCGCCTTGCGGGCTCGACGGGGGCCAATCCGTTTGCGTGTATTTCCGCAGGTATCGCGGCGCTGTGGGGGCCTGCCCATGGCGGGGCCAACGAGGCGGTGCTGAAGATGCTGGCCGAGATCGGCCACAAGGACAACATCCCCGAGTTCATCGCCAAGGTGAAGGACAAGACCAGCGGCGTGCGCCTGATGGGCTTTGGCCACCGGGTGTACAAGAACTTCGACCCCCGCGCCAAGATCATGCAGGCCACCTGCCACGAGGTGCTTGGCGAGCTTGGCATCAAGGACGACCCGCTGCTCGACCTTGCGATCGAACTGGAAAAGATTGCGATTCACGACGAATATTTCGTCAAGCGCAGCCTGTACCCCAATGTCGATTTCTATTCCGGCATCATTCTCAAGGCCATGGGCATCCCCACCAGCATGTTCACCGTGCTGTTTGCCGTAGCCCGCACCACCGGCTGGATCAGCCAGTGGAAGGAAATGATCGAGGAACCCGGCCAGCGCATCGGCCGCCCCCGCCAGCTCTATACCGGCTCGCCCCAGCGCGACTTCGTGCCGTTTGACAAGCGGGCCTGA
- a CDS encoding histidine phosphatase family protein produces the protein MPHQLVLMRHAQAAPAAFGDIGAQADFNRTLTPHGRDSARAQGAWLRARAFAPQLVLVSPAQRTVETLAALGSFYGDQKPDIRYVNELYEATAETVRDMLYAIAEKTSNIMILGHNPALGALVFGWGAQRCPPDLEGAMQRGFPPASIACFTAEKPWNSATDREIHLNALSCQ, from the coding sequence ATGCCCCACCAGCTCGTACTTATGCGCCATGCCCAGGCCGCCCCCGCCGCGTTTGGCGATATCGGCGCGCAGGCCGACTTCAACCGCACGCTGACCCCGCATGGCCGTGACAGCGCACGCGCCCAGGGCGCGTGGCTGAGGGCGCGCGCCTTTGCCCCGCAACTGGTGCTTGTCAGCCCCGCGCAGCGCACGGTCGAAACGCTTGCGGCGCTGGGATCATTTTATGGCGATCAGAAACCCGATATCCGATATGTGAACGAACTGTATGAGGCAACCGCCGAAACAGTGCGCGACATGCTCTATGCCATTGCAGAAAAAACAAGCAATATCATGATATTAGGGCACAATCCGGCCTTGGGCGCCCTGGTGTTTGGTTGGGGGGCGCAACGTTGCCCGCCTGACCTTGAAGGGGCGATGCAGCGCGGCTTTCCACCGGCCTCGATCGCCTGCTTTACTGCCGAAAAACCATGGAATTCCGCCACCGATCGGGAAATCCACCTGAACGCCCTGTCTTGCCAATAA
- a CDS encoding chorismate mutase, giving the protein MNTTEARQDAARLKLEELRRSIDNIDAALIYMLAERFRHTQAVGRLKATNDMPPADLAREARQVARLRELATAAHLDPDFAEKFLAFIIREVIRHHEAIAAGTDQ; this is encoded by the coding sequence ATGAACACCACCGAGGCCAGACAGGATGCAGCCAGGCTCAAGCTCGAAGAGCTGCGCCGCAGCATCGATAACATCGATGCCGCCCTGATCTACATGCTGGCCGAGCGCTTTCGCCACACGCAGGCGGTCGGCAGGCTCAAGGCCACCAACGACATGCCGCCCGCCGACCTCGCGCGTGAGGCACGCCAGGTGGCCCGGCTGCGCGAACTCGCCACCGCCGCCCATCTGGACCCCGATTTTGCGGAAAAATTCCTGGCCTTCATCATCCGCGAGGTCATTCGCCACCATGAGGCCATTGCCGCGGGCACAGATCAGTAA
- a CDS encoding metallophosphoesterase — translation MPPGPPPLPAHPLAGLLAGRPLRVVGDVHGDLHAFRHAAATDRFVIQLGDLVDYGPDSAGAFRLMQRLIDEGRGLFILGNHDRKLARALQGRKMRRDPPLMETLAAFLREENSDVYQRALADLARAPAWIVLGQSIFVHGGFHARMLGELPPPGLGTVTPLLSRALFGETTGRMQKDGYPERRLNWVDHIPPGYTVYCGHDRRSTDGRPWVRHGRMGGRAIFTDTGAGKGGHLAWIDLPPVL, via the coding sequence ATGCCTCCAGGCCCTCCTCCCCTGCCTGCGCACCCGCTGGCAGGGCTGCTGGCCGGTCGCCCCCTGCGCGTGGTGGGCGACGTGCATGGCGACCTGCATGCCTTCCGCCATGCTGCCGCGACCGACCGGTTTGTCATACAACTGGGCGACCTGGTGGATTACGGGCCGGACAGCGCGGGCGCGTTCCGGCTGATGCAGCGCCTGATCGATGAAGGGCGCGGCCTGTTCATACTGGGCAACCATGACCGCAAGCTGGCCCGCGCGCTGCAGGGCCGCAAGATGCGCCGCGACCCGCCGCTGATGGAAACGCTGGCCGCCTTTTTGCGCGAGGAGAACAGCGACGTGTACCAGCGCGCGCTGGCCGATCTTGCCCGCGCGCCCGCGTGGATCGTGCTGGGGCAGTCCATATTCGTGCATGGCGGCTTTCATGCCCGCATGCTGGGCGAACTGCCGCCGCCGGGGCTGGGCACGGTCACGCCCCTGCTGTCACGCGCCCTGTTTGGCGAGACGACGGGCCGCATGCAGAAGGATGGCTACCCCGAGCGCAGGCTGAACTGGGTCGATCATATTCCGCCGGGCTATACGGTCTATTGCGGGCATGACCGCCGCTCCACCGACGGGCGGCCCTGGGTGCGCCACGGCCGCATGGGCGGGCGGGCCATCTTTACCGATACCGGGGCTGGCAAGGGGGGGCATCTGGCGTGGATTGACCTCCCGCCGGTGCTGTAA